The genomic region TTGGAGGGTTCCGTACACCGTCATCCCCCCATCCTCCGGGACGGCGATCACCCCTTGCGGCTCGAGGTACGCGTGCTCCTGATACCCGACCTCGTACTCCCCCTCCACGATCACGTCAGCGTGAGCGAACCCATGGGCAAGATTGCCCTTGCGGATGACCATGTGGTTGAACGCGTTCCCCTCGTCCGCCGCATCCGGGCGGGCAATCGGGGGCGCGCCAGGGGCGAGGGCATCCCGGGGATCGAACACCGCCGGTAGATCTTCGTACGCGACCTGCGCCCGCGCGGCCGCCTCCTCAGCCGCATCCCGCGTCTGGGCCGCCACAAGGGCGAGCGGTTCCCCGACATAGCGGACCACACCCCCGGCGAGGAGCGGCATGTCGCGGTAGATGATGGGGACGATGTTCTCCCCGGGGATGTCCGCCACGGTGGCGATCCCCACCACGCCGGGGGTGGACCCCACCCCCGACAGGTCGAGGCGCACGACCCGGGCGTGGGGGCGCTCGGAGCGGATCGTCTTCACGTGGACCATCCCTGAGAACACGAGGTCGTCCGCGTAGCGGGCCTCGCCGCGCACCTTCGCCTCGGCATCGAGGCGAGGGACAGCCGTGCCCACGATCGGATCGCTCTCCCCCTCACTCCGCCGCTTCATGACCGCCCTCGCTCCTTGAGAGAACGGATTGTAGCCGACGCGGCGGGACAACGCCCTTCCGGCCGGTGGGGTTGACAGATCCCCCCCCGCAAGCGACGCTCCGGGCGGATCCGGATGAACTCACGGAGCGGACTCGGGGTCTTCCTCGTCATCGGCCTCAGCGTCGCAACCGCCGGTCAGGCGCTCGACGTGGCCATTCGCGATACTCCGTTCGCGGCCGTCTTCACCTCCGGTGGGAAAACGGTCGTCGAGGTTGTGGATGCGAACCGATCGGCGCTCTACGTGAACGGGTGGGGCGGCCGGGCGTCCCTCGTGGGCCCGCCCCGCGTGGTCAAGGACGGGGACGGGACCGAGCTCACCTACCGCACGTCCGACGGCCGCACGGCGCGCGTCGAGCTCCGGCCGGCCGAGGAAGGGGCGATCCAAGTGCGGTTCTCCGTCGCGGGGAAGGCACGCTGGGAGCGGCTCGGGATCACGCTCCGCGTATCGGAGGACGAGGGGTTCTACGGGCTCCTGGAACGCCCCGTCCAGGGGATCCTCCACGAGTCCTTCCCGCCCCGCGACGCGGGGTTCAACCTCCGTGGACAGGAGGTCTGGCTGTACGTCCTCCCCACCCATGCTCTCTACAGCCCGTTCTTCGTCTCCTCCCGGGGCTGGGGCCTGTACGTGGAGAGCTCGTGGCCGGGGATCTACCGGTTCGGCCGGGATGGGAGGGGACGGCCCACCCCCACCCAGGTCACGATCGAATACGAGGGTCCGGAGCTCGTGGTCCGCATCTTCGGCGGGGCAACGCCGCTTGAGGTGGTGGAGAAGTACAGCCGCACCGTGGGAACGACCGTGCTCCCCCCGGAATGGGTCTTCGGGCCATGGCGCTGGCGGGATGAGGTGTGGAACCTCCCCACGTTCTACGATGGGACCCCCGCCAGGGGGCCCTACAACTCGATGGTCGTCGAGGACATCTTGATGATGGACGCCCTGGGGATCCCATGCTCCGCCTACGTCCTCGACCGGCCGTGGGCCGGGGGGACGATGGGCTACGGGGATCTCGAGTTCGATCCTGAACGATTCCCGAACGCAGAAGCGATGCTCGCTTGGCTGAAGGGCCGCGGCGTGCAGCCGGTCTTGTGGCTCGGGCCGTGGGTCCTCGATGCGCGGCGGGCGGAGGCGGTGACGCGAGGATACCACGTGCGAAAGCGCATCCCGTACCCCCCGCGCGCGGCGCTCCTCGACTTCACCTCTTCCGAGGCCGCGGCGTGGTGGCAGGGGCTCCTCGCCCCGCTCCTCGACCTCGGGATCGCCGGGTTCAAGCTCGACCGGGGCGACGAGGATGTCCCCGACGGTCTCCTCTTCTCCGGCTCCTATTCCGATGGGACGGGCTACCGCGAGGGGCACAACGCCTACCCCCTGTGGTTCGCCCGCGCCGCCCACGGAGCGCTGCCCGACCCGGCTGACTCCCTCCTCCTCGTCCGCGCCGGCTGGGTCGGGACCTCAACCTACGCGATCGCGTGGGGTGGGGATCCGGCGTCGAACGAGTGGGGCCTGCGGAACTCGGTCCTCGCCCTCCAGCGGGCGGCGGCGATGGGCTTCCCGATCTGGGGCTCGGATACGGGCGGGTACACGGGCCGGCCGTCGCGGGAGGTCTTCGCACGCTGGCTTGGGTTCTCCGCGTTCTGCCCCCTGATGGAGGTCGGGCCAACGGCGAACCTCGCTCCGTGGAGCTGGCCCCCCGACGGCACCCCGGCGCGGGTGGATGCCCAAGGGTACCGGTTCGCCCCGACCTACGACGAGGAGCTCGTCGCGATCTGGATCCTCTACGCCCGGCTCCACGACGATCTCCGGGCCTACACCTATGCCCAGGCAGTGGCCGCCCACGAGCGGGGCACGCCGATCGTGCGGCCACTCGTGTTCGTTCATCCCGACCGGCCGGAGTACGTGGACCTCTGGGAGACGTACCTCTATGGACCCGATCTCCTCGTGCGCCCGGTGTGGGAACGCGGGGCAAGGTCGGTCACGGTCCACATCCCGCCTCGGGAGTGGCGCGACCTGTGGACGGGGGAGACGTGGGAGGGGCCACGGACCATCGCGGTCGAAGCCCCGCTCCACGTCATCCCGGCCTACGTTCGGGTGGGAAGCGAGCTTGACCACCTCGACCTTGCGGCCCGGTGGGTAGAGGCCCAAAAGCGGGCTCGGTCACAGCCTGACCTCAGCTCGCTCCTCCCGGCCCACGGGTGGTGAAGGCGAGGGCGTTCGGCCGCTTCGGGGCGCGAAGCCGGCGGGCCCATCGTGCACCTGACCAGTGCCTTCGATATGCTATTTGATGTGCTAGTGGATCTGGTATCCTTAGATGCGAGGGGGCGGCATGGCTCAGCAGAGGGGAAGCAGCCCGAAGAGACGGGTCGAGCAGTACAAGCATAAGGATAAGGAACGGCTGAACAACCCACCGGCGGGCCTGGTAACGCCGGAGACCGACCCCGATGCTGGGCAGAAGAAGACCTACGCCTACGATCCCCACCTCGATCCGCAGCTCGTATGGGCGGGCAAGGCCGAGCACACCTCGTTCGAGGTCCCAACCGTCTCCCTCCATGTTCACGAGCGCATTGACCCGTCCACGATCATCGAGGCGGTTCTGAAGAGGAATGGGGAACAGTACCAGCCGTCGCTCTTCGAGACACCGGAGGAGAACCCCCCGATCCGCCAGGCGGTGGAGTTCTACAAGCACGCCCACGGCTGGAGCAACCGCCTGGTCGCCGGTGATTCGTTGCTGGTGATGAACTCGCTCTTGGAAAAAGAGGGCATGGCGGGCAAGGTGCAGATGATCTATATCGACCCGCCCTACGGCATCAAGTACGGCTCCAACTTCCAGCCTTTCGTGAACAATCGCGATGTGAAGGACGGTAAGGACGAGGACCTGACCGCCGAGCCGGAGCAGATCCGCGCCTTCCGCGACACCTGGGAACTGGGCATCCACTCGTACCTTACCTACCTGCGTGATCGGCTGCTGCTAGCGCGGGAGCTCCTCACCGAGAGCGGCAGTATCTTCGTCCAGATCAGCGACGAGAACGTCCACCACGTCCGGGAGTTGATGGATGAGGTGTTTGGAAAAGACAATTTTGTCTCAGTCATTACAGTTGAAAAAACAAGTGGATTCACCGAAATATTAATCCCTTACGTCACTGATTTCCTTGTTTTGTATGCGAAGGATAAGAAAACCACAAAATACAATCAGCTTTATTCATCAAAAAAAATAGGTGGCGAAGGTGGTGTTGGATACACGAATATCGAATCTCCAGACGGGCGGGAAAGCCGACCACTGACGAAAGAAGAGATGGACGATCCGAGACGAATCCCAAAAGGATGGAGGCCGTTTTTCCTCGGTTCATTGGCAAGCCAAGGACAAAGCGCCAATACGACTGTTGAATTCGAGTTTAATGGAAAAAATTATTTTCCCGGACATGATCGACATTGGACAGTTTCATTAGAGGGATTGAAGAGATTAGCAGAAGTTGGACGAATTGCTGAACGAGGAAATGGAATTGCTTATGTGAGGTATTTAGACGATTACCCGGTACAACCAATAGTTAATGTCTGGAGTGATACTGGGGGTGGTGGCTTCATTCGAGAAAGAAAAGTTTATGTCGTTCAGACAGCAATTAAAGTCCTTGAGCGCTGTCTCCTCATGACCACCGACCCGGGTGACCTGGTCTTCGACCCGACGTGTGTGCGGAAGGGGACGGGGGTCTGGGGGAGCCCCACCCCGGCCCTCCCCGTACACGGGGAGGGAGCATCCTTGTCCCCCCGTTTACGGGGGGATCACAGGGGGGCTACTTCCCCCCGTTTACTGGGGGACGATAGTGGGGCTACTTCCCCCCGTTTACGGGGGGATGATAGGGGGGCTGCCGTAATCCCCATCGAAACCATCCGGCCTGATGACTACGTCCTGGGCCATGGTGCTCAACCCCACCGCGTCCTTCGGCTCATCCGAAAATGGTATCGTGGGGAAATGATCGGCATCCGCCATGAGCACAGTGAACAAACCCTGTGGCTTACCGCCGATCACAAAGTGCTGGCCCACCGACGTCCGCACACGCTCGGTGGCCGCTTAGATTGGTCGGCCATCCCTCAACCCCTTCGCGGCAGAAGTAAAGAACTCCGCCGAGAAATGACCCCGCCCGAGCGAAAATTATGGCAGGTGCTGAGGAAGAACCAACTGGGTATCACTTTTCGTCGTCAGCATCCCATCGGGCCATATATTGGCGATTTCTACTGCCGCGAGGCTGCCCTTGTGGTGGAGGTAGATGGCGCCGCCGCCCACGGTACTGAGGAAGCGCTTGCCCATGATCAGGCGCGCGACGCCTTCATGCAGTCATTGGGGCTGAAAATAATTCGCATTCCTGCGGTGGACGTGGAACGCAACCTCGAAGCCGTCTGGCAATATATCGGCGACGTATCCAGTCAGCAATTCTCGCCCGAGACGGCGGAATGGATAGAGGCGAAAGAGCTTCGGAAAGGTGATCTGGTCTTTTTCGGCGCGGGTCGTATGCCGGCTCGAATCGTCGAAGTCATTACAGAATTCACAGAGGAAGAGGTCTATGACCTGGAAGTCGAAGGTGTCCACTCTTTCCTGACAGAAGTCTGTGCTGTCCACAACTGCGGTTCCGGCACCACGGCCTATGTGGCCGAGCAGTGGGGCCGGCGCTGGATCACCTGCGACACCTCGCGCGTGGCGCTCACCCTTGCCCGCCAGCGCTTGATGACCGCCATGTTCGACTATTACGAGCTGGCCCATCTCAACGAGGGCGTGGGGAGCGGCTTCAAGTACAAGACCGTCCCGCATGTGACCCTCAAATCCATCGCCAACAACCCGGAGATCGACGGCATCTACGCCCGGATGCATCCCGCAGTCGAACAGGCGCTTGCCGAACTCAATCGTGCGCTCAAAGGCAAGCCAGTCAAGTTCAAAGTGACCCAGGGTGGGCGTCAGGGGCAATTCGTGGACTTTGCCGCTCCCGATAGTGCTACCCTCACGATGCCAAGCGGTCAGGTGGTCAAGGTCAACGGACTGTTGGAATCTGAGGTGCCCTTTGAGTTTCCCGCCGATTGGCCGAAGGAGACGAGGCAGGCCTTCGAGAGCTTCCATCGGGCGCGCCGGGCGATGCGGGAGAAGATCGACGAGGCGATCGCCCAGCACGCGCCGCAGGAGACGCTCTACGACCAGCCCTTTGTGGACCGGAAGAAGGTGCGTGTGACCGGCCCGTTCACGGTCGAGGCGGTACCTGCACCGGCGGTCAAATCCATTGAGGAAAGTCTCACCCCGACCCTCTCCCAGGGGGAAAGGGAGCCTACGGCCGACGCGTCCGTTGCCCGTTCCGGCGAGACCCTTCGCCAGGCAGAATGGCGCGACGAGCTTCTCAAGACAGGCATCCGCGGCAGGGGAAGACAGTCCATCCGCTTCGTCCGTCTGGAACCGCTGGCGGGTTGTCGCTGGCTCCATGCCGATGGGGAGACAAGCGGCAACGGCGCCACCCGTGCAGTCGTGTCCTTCGGACCGGATCATGCTCCCCTGGAACAGCGCCAGGTGGCAAGTGCCCTCGAAGAGGCCCAGAGGCTTGTTCCCCGGCCCAAGCTCATCATCTTCGCCGCGTTCCAGTTCGATCCCGAGGCGGCGAAGGACATCGAGGAGACCAACTGGCCTGGGGTGACGCTCCTCAAGGTGCAGATGAACGCGGATCTTCTGACGGAGGATCTGAAGAAGAAGCGGGCATCGAACGAATCGTTCTGGCTCATCGGCCAGCCGGACGTGCAGGTGGAGCGGATCACCGAAGGAGAACACGCAGGCAAGGTGCGCGTCTCGGTGAACGGGTTCGACTACTACAACACGGTGACCGGCAACATCGAGTCAGGAGGGCCGGAACGGATCGCGATGTGGCTTCTCGACACGGACTACGATGGCCGGAGCCTGTTCCCCCGCCAGGTCTTCTTCCCGATGGCCGGCGACGACGAGGGCTGGGCGAAGCTCTCCCGCAACCTCCGGGCGGAGATTGACCCCGACCTCATCGAAGCCTACCGGGGGACAGTCTCACTCCCGTTCGGGCCCGGGGAGCACAAGCGCATCGCGGTCAAGATCGTGGACGATCGGGGCATCGAGAGCCTGAAGGTGATGAATCTCAGGTGATGCCATGCTGACCAAGCTCACAATACGCAATTTCAAGCTGTTTGAGAACGTCGAGATCGAACTCGGCGAACGCGTCGTGCTCATCGGCCCCAACAACGCCGGCAAGACCTCGGCATTGCAGGCGCTCGCCCTGTGGGACGTGGGGACGAAACGCTGGCTGGAAAAGCGCGGCGGCGGCGCGGTGCCCGAGAAACGCCCGGGCGTGACCATCAACCGGCGCGACCTGGTCGCCGTGCCGGTGCCCGTGGCCAATCTGCTCTGGCGCGATCTGCACGTCCGCGAGGGCAGCCGTGCGCAAGGCAAGACCCGCACGCAGAACGTGCTCATCGAGATCGCCGTCGAAGGCGTGGACCAGGGGAAAACGTGGGCGTGCGGGCTGGAGTTCGATTACGCCAACGAAGAGTCCTTCTACTGCCGGCCGCCGCGCGCCACGGATGGCCAGCGACTGGACGTGCCGTCGCATCTTGCCGAGCTTCGCCTGGCCTACCTACCGTCGATGTCCGGCCTTTCGCCCCGCGAAGACCGGCTGGAGCTGGGCACGATCAACGTGCGGCTCGGGGAGGGGCGCACGGCAGAGGTGTTGCGCAATCTGTGCTGGCAGGCGCTCCAATCGGAGAACGGCGATCGGAAGTGGCAGCGGATCGCTGAGCGGATCGAGGCACTGTTTGGCGCGAGGCTCAACGAACCGCGTTACATCAAGGAGCGCGGCGAGGTGGTGATGGACTACCGCACGCGCGAGGGGATCACGCTCGATCTGTCGGCGAGCGGGCGCGGCCAGCAGCAGACGCTGCTCCTGCTCGCGCACATGGCCGTGAATCCGGGCGCGGTGCTACTGCTCGACGAACCCGACGCGCACCTGGAGATCCTGCGCCAGCGGCAGATTTACCAGGTGCTCAGCGAGCAGGCAGAGGATACAGGCAGCCAGATCATTGCCGCCAGCCACTCGGAAGTGTTCCTTAACGAGGCGGCCGATCGTGACATCGTGATTGCCTTCGTCGGGAAGCCGCATCGGATCGATAACCGCGGCAGCCAAGTGCTCAAGGCGTTGCGTGACATCGGCTTTGAGCATTACTACCTCGCCGAAGAGACGGGCTGGGTGTTGTATCTCGAAGGCTCGACCGATCTTGCGATGCTCCGGGCCTTCGCTAGCGCATTGAAGCATCCGGCGCAGCAGTTTCTCGACCGGCCGTTCGTGCACTATGTCGGCAACCAATCGCGCGAGGTGCGAAAGCATTTCCACGCTTTGCGAGAGGCCAAGCCGGACCTTGTCGGCATTGCCATCTATGACCGACTGGATGAGAACTTGCCGGACGATCCGAGGCTTGTGCAACGGATGTGGACGCGGCGCGAGCTGGAGAATTATCTGTGTCAGCGGGAGACACTGCTCGCCTATGCCGAAGAGCAGGGGCGCAGACAGCAAGGCGACCTCTTCGGCGTGGCATGGCGGACGGCCATGGAGGAGGCCATCCGGCAGGTCGAAGGCGCCCTGCGGAGGTCGGACAAGGACCCGTGGAGCACCGACATCAAGGCGAGCGACGAATTCCTCGAGCCGTTGTTCAAGCAGTTCTACGAACGGCTTGGTCTGCCGAATCTCATGAGCAAGACCGATTACCACGCGCTGGCGGCTTTCGTGCCGGCGAACGCGATCGACCGGGAGATCGGGCAAGCGCTCGACGCCATCGTGGCTGTGGCGGGTGCTGCGAAACCGCGCGGGACCGCGTAATGGGCAAGACCACCATCGGCCGGCTCATCATCAACTCGCCGTTCGAAGAGCCGCAGCGGCACTGGCGCTACGACCGCGA from Candidatus Bipolaricaulis anaerobius harbors:
- a CDS encoding glycoside hydrolase family 31 protein — its product is MNSRSGLGVFLVIGLSVATAGQALDVAIRDTPFAAVFTSGGKTVVEVVDANRSALYVNGWGGRASLVGPPRVVKDGDGTELTYRTSDGRTARVELRPAEEGAIQVRFSVAGKARWERLGITLRVSEDEGFYGLLERPVQGILHESFPPRDAGFNLRGQEVWLYVLPTHALYSPFFVSSRGWGLYVESSWPGIYRFGRDGRGRPTPTQVTIEYEGPELVVRIFGGATPLEVVEKYSRTVGTTVLPPEWVFGPWRWRDEVWNLPTFYDGTPARGPYNSMVVEDILMMDALGIPCSAYVLDRPWAGGTMGYGDLEFDPERFPNAEAMLAWLKGRGVQPVLWLGPWVLDARRAEAVTRGYHVRKRIPYPPRAALLDFTSSEAAAWWQGLLAPLLDLGIAGFKLDRGDEDVPDGLLFSGSYSDGTGYREGHNAYPLWFARAAHGALPDPADSLLLVRAGWVGTSTYAIAWGGDPASNEWGLRNSVLALQRAAAMGFPIWGSDTGGYTGRPSREVFARWLGFSAFCPLMEVGPTANLAPWSWPPDGTPARVDAQGYRFAPTYDEELVAIWILYARLHDDLRAYTYAQAVAAHERGTPIVRPLVFVHPDRPEYVDLWETYLYGPDLLVRPVWERGARSVTVHIPPREWRDLWTGETWEGPRTIAVEAPLHVIPAYVRVGSELDHLDLAARWVEAQKRARSQPDLSSLLPAHGW
- a CDS encoding DUF559 domain-containing protein, with the translated sequence MAQQRGSSPKRRVEQYKHKDKERLNNPPAGLVTPETDPDAGQKKTYAYDPHLDPQLVWAGKAEHTSFEVPTVSLHVHERIDPSTIIEAVLKRNGEQYQPSLFETPEENPPIRQAVEFYKHAHGWSNRLVAGDSLLVMNSLLEKEGMAGKVQMIYIDPPYGIKYGSNFQPFVNNRDVKDGKDEDLTAEPEQIRAFRDTWELGIHSYLTYLRDRLLLARELLTESGSIFVQISDENVHHVRELMDEVFGKDNFVSVITVEKTSGFTEILIPYVTDFLVLYAKDKKTTKYNQLYSSKKIGGEGGVGYTNIESPDGRESRPLTKEEMDDPRRIPKGWRPFFLGSLASQGQSANTTVEFEFNGKNYFPGHDRHWTVSLEGLKRLAEVGRIAERGNGIAYVRYLDDYPVQPIVNVWSDTGGGGFIRERKVYVVQTAIKVLERCLLMTTDPGDLVFDPTCVRKGTGVWGSPTPALPVHGEGASLSPRLRGDHRGATSPRLLGDDSGATSPRLRGDDRGAAVIPIETIRPDDYVLGHGAQPHRVLRLIRKWYRGEMIGIRHEHSEQTLWLTADHKVLAHRRPHTLGGRLDWSAIPQPLRGRSKELRREMTPPERKLWQVLRKNQLGITFRRQHPIGPYIGDFYCREAALVVEVDGAAAHGTEEALAHDQARDAFMQSLGLKIIRIPAVDVERNLEAVWQYIGDVSSQQFSPETAEWIEAKELRKGDLVFFGAGRMPARIVEVITEFTEEEVYDLEVEGVHSFLTEVCAVHNCGSGTTAYVAEQWGRRWITCDTSRVALTLARQRLMTAMFDYYELAHLNEGVGSGFKYKTVPHVTLKSIANNPEIDGIYARMHPAVEQALAELNRALKGKPVKFKVTQGGRQGQFVDFAAPDSATLTMPSGQVVKVNGLLESEVPFEFPADWPKETRQAFESFHRARRAMREKIDEAIAQHAPQETLYDQPFVDRKKVRVTGPFTVEAVPAPAVKSIEESLTPTLSQGEREPTADASVARSGETLRQAEWRDELLKTGIRGRGRQSIRFVRLEPLAGCRWLHADGETSGNGATRAVVSFGPDHAPLEQRQVASALEEAQRLVPRPKLIIFAAFQFDPEAAKDIEETNWPGVTLLKVQMNADLLTEDLKKKRASNESFWLIGQPDVQVERITEGEHAGKVRVSVNGFDYYNTVTGNIESGGPERIAMWLLDTDYDGRSLFPRQVFFPMAGDDEGWAKLSRNLRAEIDPDLIEAYRGTVSLPFGPGEHKRIAVKIVDDRGIESLKVMNLR
- a CDS encoding ATP-dependent nuclease, with translation MLTKLTIRNFKLFENVEIELGERVVLIGPNNAGKTSALQALALWDVGTKRWLEKRGGGAVPEKRPGVTINRRDLVAVPVPVANLLWRDLHVREGSRAQGKTRTQNVLIEIAVEGVDQGKTWACGLEFDYANEESFYCRPPRATDGQRLDVPSHLAELRLAYLPSMSGLSPREDRLELGTINVRLGEGRTAEVLRNLCWQALQSENGDRKWQRIAERIEALFGARLNEPRYIKERGEVVMDYRTREGITLDLSASGRGQQQTLLLLAHMAVNPGAVLLLDEPDAHLEILRQRQIYQVLSEQAEDTGSQIIAASHSEVFLNEAADRDIVIAFVGKPHRIDNRGSQVLKALRDIGFEHYYLAEETGWVLYLEGSTDLAMLRAFASALKHPAQQFLDRPFVHYVGNQSREVRKHFHALREAKPDLVGIAIYDRLDENLPDDPRLVQRMWTRRELENYLCQRETLLAYAEEQGRRQQGDLFGVAWRTAMEEAIRQVEGALRRSDKDPWSTDIKASDEFLEPLFKQFYERLGLPNLMSKTDYHALAAFVPANAIDREIGQALDAIVAVAGAAKPRGTA